Sequence from the Amycolatopsis sp. NBC_00345 genome:
AGCACGGCGGCGCTCCTCTCGCGCGGGGACCTGTGGGGTGGCACACAGCAGAACCGACACCTTCTCACGGTGCAAGATCCGTGTTCACTCCGACGGGTTCGACGCAACTATGTAACGTGGAGTGGCAGTCCTGATTCATTTCTTGCGCGGAGGCACCATGAGCGCCGTAGACGACATCGACCTGCGGCTGATCGGGTTCCTGCGGCTCGACGGCCGCCGGTCCTACGCCGACATGGCGGCCGAGGTCGGCCTCTCGCTGCCCGCGGTGAAGCGCCGCGTGGACCGGCTGCAGGCGGCCGGCGTGATCACCGGCTTCACCGCGAAGGTGGACTACACGAAGCTCGGCTGGAGCATCGAGGCGTTCACCGAACTGCGCTACACCGGCCGCACCCGGCCGCCGGACATCGAACGGCTCGCCGTCGACCTGCCCGAGGTGCAGGCCGTCTACCTCATCGCGGGCGACCCGGACGCGCTGTGCCACATCCGCGCGAAGGACGTGACGCACCTGCGCGAGGTCATCGACGCCATCCGCAGCTCGGGCGGGGTGATGGGCACGAAGACGTTCATCACGCTCGGCAACTCGACCGAGCCGGTCTGAGCCGTTCCGGGCGACGCGACTCGTCACGCCCGTCTAGCCCGGGGCGGGTGGTCGCCGGGCGGGCCGTCGAGGATCAGGTCGGCGGCGCGGGCGATGACTTCGGCGCGGGTACGTCCGGGGTGGTCGGCGGCGAGGAAGTGGCTGCCGATCGCCGTGCAGAAGGCGAGCAGGGCGCGGGCCTCGACCTCGCCGGGGTCGGGGCAGAACGTGCTGATCGCGTCGCGCAGCAGGTGCATGCGCCGGTTGTCCACGCGGCGCAGACGCTCGGCGACGGCCTCGTCGCGGCGGGCCCAGTCGCGCACGGCCAGGTCGATGGGCAGCAGCCGGTCGCCGGAGAAGGTGAGCTGCCCGGCGCGCCGGGCCTTGTCCCGCACGTCGCCGCCGTCGGCCTCGATGCGGTCGAGCACGTCGTCGGTGCTCTCGCGCTCCCAGGTGTCCAGCATGGCTTCCAGCAGTGCGTCGCGGTCGGCGAAGTAGCCGTAGAACCCGCCTTTGGTGACGCCGAGGGCCTTGGCCAGCGCCTCGACGCGCACGGCGTCCACGCCGCCGTCGGCCAGCGCCCGCAGCCCCTGCTCGACCCACTTCTCCCGCGGTGTGCGCAACGCGCCCATGGCCCGGGTCCACCTCCAGTTT
This genomic interval carries:
- a CDS encoding Lrp/AsnC family transcriptional regulator; protein product: MSAVDDIDLRLIGFLRLDGRRSYADMAAEVGLSLPAVKRRVDRLQAAGVITGFTAKVDYTKLGWSIEAFTELRYTGRTRPPDIERLAVDLPEVQAVYLIAGDPDALCHIRAKDVTHLREVIDAIRSSGGVMGTKTFITLGNSTEPV
- a CDS encoding TetR/AcrR family transcriptional regulator, with the protein product MGALRTPREKWVEQGLRALADGGVDAVRVEALAKALGVTKGGFYGYFADRDALLEAMLDTWERESTDDVLDRIEADGGDVRDKARRAGQLTFSGDRLLPIDLAVRDWARRDEAVAERLRRVDNRRMHLLRDAISTFCPDPGEVEARALLAFCTAIGSHFLAADHPGRTRAEVIARAADLILDGPPGDHPPRARRA